One region of uncultured Methanolobus sp. genomic DNA includes:
- the pdxT gene encoding pyridoxal 5'-phosphate synthase glutaminase subunit PdxT, with the protein MKLGVIAIQGDVSEHVEALENALKQRGEDGEVVTIKHKGIVPECDALVLPGGESTTLGKLLMREGIADEIRDMNTAGKPIMGTCAGLILLATAGDEQVAKTHQHLLGLMDTKVNRNAFGRQRDSFEYELDLPFLDTPYNAVFIRAPGIVEAGEDVKVLAEIDDMIVAAEQGNVLALAFHPELTDDLRVHQYFLDKLF; encoded by the coding sequence ATGAAATTAGGTGTTATTGCTATTCAGGGAGATGTTTCCGAACACGTTGAAGCTCTTGAAAATGCCCTCAAGCAACGTGGAGAGGATGGAGAAGTTGTTACTATCAAACATAAGGGAATTGTCCCCGAATGTGATGCACTTGTACTTCCTGGTGGAGAAAGCACAACCCTTGGAAAGCTGCTCATGCGTGAAGGCATTGCCGATGAGATTCGAGACATGAATACGGCAGGCAAACCAATAATGGGAACCTGTGCAGGTCTTATTCTTCTGGCAACTGCCGGAGACGAGCAGGTAGCCAAAACCCACCAGCACCTTTTAGGACTCATGGACACCAAAGTCAACCGAAATGCATTCGGAAGACAGCGTGATTCCTTTGAATACGAGCTTGATCTCCCATTCCTTGACACACCATACAATGCAGTCTTCATCAGAGCGCCGGGAATCGTTGAAGCAGGTGAAGATGTAAAAGTCCTTGCTGAAATTGACGATATGATCGTTGCTGCTGAACAGGGAAATGTTCTGGCACTTGCATTCCACCCTGAGCTTACTGATGATCTGAGGGTTCATCAGTATTTTTTGGATAAGCTGTTTTGA
- a CDS encoding transposase, whose protein sequence is MAKKVMMYGGVQFEDSIENYLNRESASICQFLHFLCIEDISQYLERTVYANKSWHYKYNISSMIKLFIVMCFRQLSYEKTVASLTEEEAILLAFCDNNGVVKLPSSKTLHNFVKYRLGEDGITEIMMLVGERILKLAQIKEAKIDSTPLEASRYDKYADYNSHYKCKMDKAHITMVGTYPVFMTHTNGKAGDTHELIKHIQALKKMNADIDMYSADTGYKAFKNHADIWYHLNARPVIAYPKNAVISKDGEMDKIDHWVNKMWFLGGNILASTEEKLKFLYEIGMSKQVGMNLRNQNMRDESFYELYKKRGECESKHGHIKDVVKFDIRRVRVESRKLYSLLSFVSYQLLVLTEIQNGFEKRNSFGSFY, encoded by the coding sequence ATGGCTAAAAAAGTAATGATGTATGGAGGAGTCCAATTTGAGGACTCTATTGAAAACTATCTGAACAGGGAAAGCGCCTCAATTTGCCAATTCCTGCACTTTCTCTGCATAGAAGACATTTCACAGTACTTAGAGCGTACTGTGTATGCCAACAAAAGTTGGCATTACAAATATAACATTTCCTCAATGATAAAACTCTTCATTGTTATGTGTTTCAGGCAGTTATCTTATGAGAAAACAGTCGCCTCATTAACAGAAGAAGAGGCAATACTACTCGCTTTTTGCGATAACAATGGTGTTGTAAAACTTCCTTCATCAAAGACCTTGCATAATTTTGTAAAATATCGATTAGGAGAAGATGGAATAACTGAAATAATGATGTTAGTTGGAGAAAGAATCCTTAAACTTGCTCAAATAAAAGAAGCTAAGATTGATTCAACTCCGCTTGAAGCTTCAAGATACGATAAATATGCGGATTATAATTCTCATTACAAATGCAAGATGGACAAAGCTCATATCACGATGGTAGGAACTTATCCTGTGTTCATGACACATACAAATGGCAAAGCAGGAGATACTCATGAACTCATCAAACACATTCAAGCATTGAAGAAAATGAATGCTGATATTGACATGTATTCTGCAGATACGGGTTATAAAGCATTCAAGAATCATGCAGATATCTGGTATCATTTGAATGCAAGGCCAGTTATTGCATATCCAAAAAATGCTGTGATCAGCAAAGATGGCGAAATGGACAAAATCGATCATTGGGTAAATAAAATGTGGTTTCTGGGTGGGAATATACTTGCAAGTACTGAAGAAAAACTAAAATTCCTATATGAGATTGGAATGTCTAAACAGGTTGGTATGAACTTACGTAATCAAAATATGAGGGATGAATCGTTCTATGAGCTATACAAGAAAAGAGGAGAATGCGAATCAAAGCACGGACACATTAAAGATGTGGTCAAGTTCGACATCAGAAGAGTTAGAGTAGAGAGTAGAAAACTCTACTCTCTACTGAGTTTTGTATCGTATCAGTTACTTGTACTTACAGAAATACAGAATGGGTTTGAGAAAAGAAATTCATTTGGAAGCTTTTATTGA
- the modA gene encoding molybdate ABC transporter substrate-binding protein — protein MVNKKHVIVFLLLISCVLFLGCIGSTSDSVSDQDSTISDSGSLDEQVSEEALLVYCGAGMRRPMDEIGTLFEEEYGVPVQYNYAGSNTLLTQMELTGEGDVYMPGATYYFEVAAEKGFVDNSSKVAYHVPVIITPLDNPANIDSLDDLANDGVSIVLGDPKAAAIGVLCDKMLTRKGIYNQTEENVVAKGATVNELVTYVSLGQADASIVWEDLVRENEEVNMVEIAEDDNIIKIVPIATLTTSENPENAAEFVDFVVSDEGRSVFEEYGFTLYPDGQYAYLEAS, from the coding sequence ATGGTTAATAAAAAACATGTCATAGTATTTTTATTATTGATTTCGTGTGTTCTGTTTCTGGGTTGTATTGGTTCCACCAGTGATTCCGTAAGTGATCAGGATTCAACGATTTCAGATTCAGGCAGTTTAGATGAACAGGTCAGTGAAGAAGCACTTCTGGTATATTGCGGCGCTGGAATGCGCAGGCCAATGGATGAGATTGGAACTTTGTTCGAAGAGGAATATGGCGTTCCTGTCCAGTACAATTATGCCGGTTCCAATACGCTCCTGACCCAGATGGAACTCACGGGTGAAGGTGATGTTTACATGCCCGGTGCAACCTACTACTTTGAAGTAGCAGCCGAAAAGGGATTTGTTGATAATTCCAGCAAGGTTGCATACCATGTTCCTGTGATCATCACTCCGCTGGATAACCCGGCAAATATCGATAGTCTTGATGACCTTGCAAACGATGGTGTCAGCATCGTACTTGGAGACCCGAAAGCAGCAGCAATTGGTGTGCTCTGTGATAAAATGCTGACCCGGAAGGGTATATATAATCAGACCGAAGAGAACGTTGTTGCAAAAGGCGCAACAGTCAATGAACTTGTAACATACGTTTCACTTGGCCAGGCTGATGCCTCAATAGTATGGGAAGACCTTGTCAGGGAAAATGAAGAAGTGAATATGGTGGAGATTGCAGAGGATGATAATATCATAAAGATAGTTCCAATAGCAACTCTGACGACATCAGAAAACCCGGAAAATGCAGCTGAATTTGTAGACTTTGTTGTTTCAGATGAAGGTCGCAGTGTCTTTGAAGAATACGGATTCACGCTTTATCCAGATGGACAGTACGCTTATTTAGAAGCTAGCTGA
- a CDS encoding ABC transporter permease, translating to MQRNGFKYANLFLMLLLTLFIFSLIFQIITHTDPVSLVTNIFSPEIQFAIRLSLLTSVISTFMCIVIAVPVSYSLARYDFHGKAIINTLLDLPMALPPIVAGLGLLLIFGTTSFGSFLADAGLKFVFTVPGIIMAQFAVNISLMLRIMRSTFEGINPRYEHVAQTLGCTPFQAFIRTTLPLSKNGMLAGSVITWSRGMGEFGAVLMLAGATRMKTETLPIALYLNMSSGELDLAIAAATILILISGITLYLFERKGGVAKLY from the coding sequence ATGCAAAGGAATGGGTTCAAGTATGCAAATCTATTTCTTATGCTCCTGCTCACTCTTTTTATTTTCAGTCTGATATTTCAGATAATCACTCACACAGATCCGGTGAGCCTTGTCACAAACATATTTTCTCCTGAGATACAATTTGCAATCCGTCTCAGCTTGCTGACATCTGTAATTTCAACCTTTATGTGCATAGTAATCGCTGTTCCTGTGTCATATTCACTTGCAAGATATGATTTTCACGGAAAGGCAATTATCAATACGCTTCTTGATCTTCCAATGGCATTGCCGCCAATAGTTGCAGGACTTGGCTTGTTGTTGATATTTGGTACAACCAGTTTTGGAAGTTTCCTGGCCGATGCGGGACTTAAGTTCGTATTCACAGTTCCGGGAATAATCATGGCACAGTTTGCAGTGAATATCTCCCTGATGCTCAGGATTATGCGTTCAACTTTTGAAGGTATAAATCCAAGGTACGAACACGTTGCTCAGACACTTGGCTGTACGCCTTTCCAGGCTTTTATCAGGACAACCCTTCCTCTTTCAAAGAATGGAATGCTTGCAGGTTCAGTTATAACCTGGTCAAGAGGAATGGGAGAGTTCGGTGCAGTGCTGATGCTTGCCGGAGCTACAAGAATGAAGACAGAAACGCTCCCGATAGCTCTTTACCTGAACATGTCTTCCGGTGAGCTTGACCTGGCAATTGCAGCTGCAACTATATTGATACTTATTTCAGGGATCACACTCTATTTATTCGAACGTAAGGGAGGAGTGGCAAAACTCTATTAG
- the pdxS gene encoding pyridoxal 5'-phosphate synthase lyase subunit PdxS, whose protein sequence is MELEKLRHGTELIKRGFAKMQKGGVIMDVVNAEQAKIAEEAGAVAVMALQAVPADIRKEGGVARMADPKIVSEIIDAVTIPVMGKARIGHFVEAEILQELGVDMVDESEVLTPADNKYHIDKTEFTVPFVCGARNLGEALRRINEGAAMIRTKGEAGTGDVSEAVKHMKQIMGEVRSLEGKTKEELIAVARHIEAPIELVLETAEMQRIPVVNFAAGGVATPADAALMMRMGADGVFVGSGIFKSENPEKMAKAIVEAVNNYDKPAVLAEVSKGIGAGMKGISVDSIPEGDILQTRGW, encoded by the coding sequence ATGGAACTTGAGAAATTAAGACACGGTACTGAGCTTATTAAACGTGGCTTTGCAAAGATGCAGAAAGGTGGCGTTATTATGGATGTCGTAAACGCTGAGCAGGCAAAGATTGCTGAAGAGGCTGGTGCTGTTGCAGTTATGGCACTTCAGGCTGTTCCTGCAGACATCAGGAAAGAGGGTGGAGTTGCCAGGATGGCAGATCCTAAGATCGTTTCAGAGATTATTGATGCTGTTACAATCCCTGTTATGGGAAAAGCACGTATCGGTCACTTTGTTGAAGCTGAGATCCTTCAGGAGCTTGGTGTTGATATGGTGGACGAGTCAGAAGTACTCACACCTGCAGATAACAAATACCACATTGATAAGACAGAATTCACAGTTCCTTTCGTATGTGGTGCAAGAAACCTTGGTGAAGCACTCCGCAGAATCAACGAAGGTGCTGCAATGATCCGTACAAAGGGAGAAGCAGGAACCGGAGATGTCAGCGAGGCTGTCAAGCACATGAAACAGATCATGGGCGAGGTCCGTTCACTTGAAGGCAAGACAAAGGAGGAACTCATAGCAGTTGCCCGTCATATCGAAGCTCCTATTGAGCTTGTACTTGAAACTGCAGAGATGCAGCGTATTCCTGTTGTGAACTTTGCAGCTGGCGGTGTTGCAACACCTGCAGATGCAGCTCTTATGATGCGCATGGGTGCTGACGGCGTTTTTGTCGGTTCAGGAATCTTTAAGTCAGAGAATCCTGAGAAGATGGCAAAGGCAATCGTTGAAGCTGTAAACAACTATGACAAGCCAGCAGTACTTGCAGAAGTATCCAAGGGCATTGGCGCAGGGATGAAAGGGATCAGCGTAGATTCAATTCCTGAAGGAGATATTCTTCAGACCCGTGGATGGTAA
- a CDS encoding outer membrane lipoprotein carrier protein LolA produces the protein MKSKIVFVLFLIGIAILNSGCIGEDLTADQIAEKMQEKQDSIEDISATVHTTASMSDNVQETEYRIIQKNPGKSKTVTIMPEEMAGQVTVSNGEKMWIYDPINNQVTIMALPDTPEISEFDYATAIGSLLDETDVSLEGTEELDSRDTFVLMLVPKEVEEESPFDSDTKVWVDEETWTPLKIEMGTDDAYYIIVEYRDFEVNTGICDDEFEFEIPDGAEVTEIDDFEDLLPVSMALDEAQEISEFEILVPSYVPEGYELDHVSYSKNSLVSNLKESITLFYSNEE, from the coding sequence ATGAAATCTAAAATAGTATTTGTATTATTTTTAATAGGAATAGCAATCTTAAATTCAGGTTGCATTGGTGAGGATTTAACTGCTGATCAGATTGCTGAGAAAATGCAGGAGAAACAGGACAGCATAGAGGATATTTCTGCGACAGTTCATACGACGGCCTCAATGAGTGATAATGTACAGGAAACGGAATATCGGATAATCCAGAAGAATCCTGGCAAGTCAAAAACTGTTACAATAATGCCGGAAGAGATGGCAGGTCAGGTGACTGTTTCAAACGGGGAGAAAATGTGGATATATGACCCGATAAACAATCAGGTGACAATAATGGCGTTGCCTGATACTCCTGAAATTTCGGAGTTCGATTATGCAACTGCTATTGGAAGTCTTTTGGACGAAACCGATGTATCCCTGGAAGGGACAGAAGAGCTAGACAGCAGGGACACGTTCGTGCTAATGCTGGTTCCAAAAGAAGTGGAGGAGGAAAGCCCATTTGATTCTGACACGAAGGTCTGGGTTGACGAAGAGACGTGGACTCCATTGAAGATTGAGATGGGAACAGATGATGCATATTATATCATTGTTGAATACAGGGACTTTGAAGTGAATACCGGTATATGTGATGATGAATTCGAATTCGAGATCCCTGACGGTGCAGAGGTCACAGAGATCGATGACTTTGAGGATTTGCTTCCTGTTTCGATGGCACTTGATGAAGCACAGGAGATCTCGGAGTTTGAGATACTAGTTCCATCATATGTGCCGGAAGGGTACGAGTTGGATCATGTTTCGTACAGCAAGAACTCACTTGTATCTAATCTCAAGGAATCTATCACATTGTTCTATTCAAATGAGGAATAG
- a CDS encoding ABC transporter permease subunit, producing MENSKVAVIAKKEFFDSMKSRTFLTIFGIFLVLMLASSVTGVNNFSEQLDQYQKMQAENQGAEEDGIFTYFPEPELTSIVFQQMVTHIGIIGSILAIILGYNTISGEKERGNLKLLLSYPLYREDVINGKLLGKIGVLVLTLVITSILSVAVALVMGINLTGSDLVAIIAFMGISIMYLVTFLGISIFFSTISKNGASSMLNAFMFWIISTMIITSFSGAVADAVVPVEETTYYTVNAMDTVVVTTVGDDFESANEDQGESTYDRYQKRWKIQNMIESFISPTQNYEQIASAVIGNDMSNIMLSSVPLQSEASMYEILMGKISNIIAMLLWLIVSLVATYMAFMRQDIR from the coding sequence GTGGAAAACAGCAAAGTTGCAGTAATTGCAAAAAAAGAATTCTTTGACAGCATGAAGAGCAGAACCTTTCTTACCATATTCGGGATATTTCTGGTTTTAATGCTTGCTTCCTCAGTTACCGGTGTTAATAATTTCAGCGAGCAACTCGACCAATATCAAAAAATGCAGGCTGAAAATCAGGGAGCGGAAGAGGATGGTATTTTTACATACTTCCCGGAGCCTGAACTGACATCAATAGTGTTTCAGCAAATGGTGACACATATAGGAATTATAGGTTCAATACTGGCTATAATCCTTGGATATAATACTATTTCAGGAGAAAAAGAAAGGGGAAACCTGAAGCTTCTACTGTCATATCCCCTGTACAGGGAAGATGTGATCAATGGCAAACTCCTTGGTAAGATCGGAGTACTGGTGTTAACACTCGTAATTACATCCATATTGTCAGTTGCTGTGGCGTTGGTCATGGGAATAAATTTAACGGGTTCTGATCTTGTTGCCATTATAGCATTCATGGGAATTTCGATTATGTATCTGGTCACATTCCTGGGGATAAGCATCTTTTTTTCCACCATCTCTAAAAACGGAGCAAGCTCAATGCTCAACGCCTTCATGTTCTGGATAATAAGTACAATGATAATTACTTCATTTTCAGGTGCAGTTGCGGATGCAGTGGTTCCAGTGGAAGAGACAACATACTATACAGTAAACGCCATGGATACTGTTGTTGTTACTACTGTTGGTGATGATTTTGAATCTGCAAATGAAGATCAAGGAGAAAGCACATACGATAGATACCAAAAAAGATGGAAAATTCAGAATATGATCGAATCTTTCATATCACCAACCCAGAACTATGAGCAGATAGCCAGTGCTGTTATTGGAAATGATATGAGCAATATTATGCTTTCATCTGTTCCCTTGCAGAGCGAAGCCAGCATGTATGAAATCCTGATGGGCAAAATAAGCAATATTATTGCAATGCTTTTGTGGCTTATAGTCTCACTTGTAGCAACATATATGGCTTTTATGAGACAGGATATCAGATAA
- a CDS encoding pyridoxamine 5'-phosphate oxidase family protein, producing MVKLTDAMKEEFAKMKIFPLATASKDGVPNVIPIGMCFLQEDDETIWIVDNFFLKTMENLRANPKCAIYIWGPEINGCFQIKGDVRILDRGEEYDEMRKMVKAKSDRFPARYLVKMKITDVFECKSGPDAGKKLL from the coding sequence ATGGTGAAATTAACAGATGCAATGAAAGAAGAATTTGCAAAGATGAAGATCTTCCCGCTGGCAACCGCATCAAAAGACGGTGTTCCAAACGTAATTCCTATTGGAATGTGCTTCCTTCAGGAAGATGATGAAACAATCTGGATCGTGGACAACTTCTTCCTCAAGACAATGGAGAACCTCAGGGCAAATCCAAAATGTGCAATATACATATGGGGACCTGAGATCAACGGTTGCTTCCAGATAAAAGGTGATGTCAGAATCCTTGACCGTGGAGAGGAATATGATGAAATGCGCAAGATGGTCAAAGCAAAGAGCGACCGTTTCCCTGCAAGATACCTTGTCAAGATGAAGATCACAGATGTATTTGAATGTAAGAGCGGTCCTGACGCTGGAAAGAAGTTACTCTGA
- a CDS encoding NEW3 domain-containing protein has product MATAESVKITDMHGFGKDGWMEELLDLPANDEIELDNYTISYNQFFSNSTNTAFIEQVSISEKRIDKNGFEKYYLIKSFTGNEKIKELKNKSILLDRDTIAINIESYEYSKLKLRICSKKDVFSEINISTTIPEFILLYQDETVSIPIKINNSGLIDEIISLTATESDFFSHEFIDDSFRVDKIKLNSGETKDINLELKIDKYCTPGDYNFTINASGRSSSLLSIPFTVEENTNKSEKSFAVQLSKLYVSGKAGSELTIPIRITNTGDADLKEIKLEIKSPAENWDVEVTEKKIDFLKSKEYETVDLTVRIPASAENGDYFVDIKGATDGVETVDTKLRVNVKPQSNSAWIGIGIIISVVLCLSIVYRKYGRR; this is encoded by the coding sequence TTGGCTACAGCCGAATCTGTCAAAATTACAGATATGCACGGTTTCGGGAAGGATGGATGGATGGAAGAACTCCTGGACCTTCCGGCAAATGATGAAATTGAACTGGATAACTATACTATAAGTTACAACCAGTTTTTTTCTAATAGCACAAATACAGCCTTCATTGAACAAGTCTCAATATCCGAGAAAAGGATTGATAAAAATGGCTTTGAAAAATATTACCTGATAAAGTCTTTTACCGGAAATGAAAAGATAAAGGAACTAAAAAACAAGAGCATTTTACTTGACAGAGATACTATTGCAATTAATATCGAGTCCTATGAATATAGTAAGCTCAAACTAAGAATATGTTCAAAAAAAGATGTTTTCTCTGAAATAAATATATCAACAACTATTCCGGAATTTATACTTCTTTACCAGGATGAAACTGTTAGCATTCCTATCAAAATTAACAACAGTGGACTGATAGACGAAATAATATCCCTCACTGCTACAGAATCTGATTTTTTCTCTCATGAATTCATTGATGATAGCTTCAGAGTAGACAAAATTAAACTTAATTCCGGGGAGACAAAGGATATTAATCTGGAATTAAAGATAGATAAATATTGTACTCCTGGAGATTACAACTTCACAATAAATGCTTCCGGGAGGTCATCCTCCCTTCTCAGTATTCCTTTCACCGTAGAGGAAAACACAAACAAGTCTGAAAAAAGTTTTGCTGTTCAGCTCTCAAAACTCTATGTTTCGGGTAAAGCCGGATCCGAACTTACCATACCTATAAGAATTACAAATACCGGTGATGCAGACCTGAAAGAAATTAAGCTTGAAATAAAATCTCCGGCGGAGAACTGGGATGTCGAAGTCACTGAAAAAAAGATAGATTTTCTGAAATCAAAAGAGTACGAGACTGTAGACTTAACCGTACGAATTCCAGCCTCTGCGGAGAACGGGGATTACTTTGTGGATATAAAAGGAGCAACTGACGGAGTGGAAACTGTAGACACAAAACTGCGAGTAAATGTGAAACCACAATCAAATTCAGCATGGATAGGAATTGGAATTATAATTTCAGTTGTATTATGTTTATCTATTGTATATAGAAAATATGGAAGAAGATAA
- a CDS encoding ABC transporter ATP-binding protein → MEEDNMKKILEITNVTKKYDDLTAVDNISLDIYEGDMIGLLGHNGAGKTTLLVMLAGLTLQTSGSIKIYGQDIEKNMMLLKKNISFLPDNTTYYENLTARQNLEYYCELADVDKSRVSELLELVGMSKWADKKVGEFSKGMTQKIGFAQMLVKDPKIIFLDEPTSGLDPKAQAEMNALLRKMNQKGIAIVVSSHILSEIKDLCLKVAIMKQGQLVAYDTLENLSKQDNHNVIRLETKDADKTASLLNSMKDLSFVQENNIFRIISDYDIRDTVGSELYQNKIQILTLGYETEDIYDVFDKYYQVV, encoded by the coding sequence ATGGAAGAAGATAATATGAAGAAAATACTTGAAATAACAAACGTTACCAAAAAATATGATGACCTGACGGCAGTGGATAACATATCTCTAGATATCTATGAAGGTGATATGATAGGGCTCCTTGGACATAACGGAGCAGGTAAAACAACGCTTCTTGTAATGCTTGCAGGATTAACACTTCAGACATCTGGAAGCATCAAAATTTATGGACAGGATATCGAAAAAAACATGATGCTGCTAAAAAAGAATATCAGTTTTCTTCCGGACAACACCACTTATTATGAAAATTTGACAGCAAGACAAAACCTTGAGTACTATTGTGAACTTGCCGATGTTGATAAATCCAGAGTCTCCGAACTTCTTGAACTTGTTGGCATGAGCAAATGGGCAGATAAGAAAGTAGGTGAATTTTCAAAAGGAATGACACAAAAGATAGGATTTGCACAAATGCTTGTTAAAGATCCTAAAATCATCTTTCTTGATGAACCCACGTCAGGCCTGGACCCTAAAGCCCAGGCAGAAATGAATGCTCTCCTGAGAAAAATGAATCAAAAAGGGATTGCAATAGTTGTTTCTTCTCATATATTATCAGAGATCAAAGATCTCTGCTTAAAAGTTGCTATCATGAAACAAGGACAATTAGTAGCATATGATACTCTTGAGAATCTTTCCAAACAGGATAATCATAATGTCATCAGACTTGAAACAAAAGATGCCGACAAAACGGCAAGCCTTCTTAATTCAATGAAAGATCTGTCATTTGTCCAGGAGAATAACATATTCAGAATCATTTCCGATTATGATATCAGAGATACAGTTGGTTCTGAGCTTTATCAAAACAAGATTCAAATCCTCACTCTGGGTTATGAAACTGAAGATATCTATGATGTCTTTGACAAATATTATCAGGTGGTTTAA
- a CDS encoding ATP-binding cassette domain-containing protein, producing MIEVSDLSIKLGEFELENINLCVKEGEYFCILGPTGSGKTILLESIAGIYKPDTGSILISNHDVTDLLPKDRNISVVYQDFMLFPNMNIRDNIGFGLKYKGFEKSAIADKVERTADLLGIAHLLDRHPSTLSGGEKQRTAIARAIITDPDLLLLDEPLSALDSGTKARLRQELLRIHQLKKTTTIHVTHSFEEAFALADRIAIMHGGKIHQIGTPDEVFRKPNSAFVADFVGVENLFHGTSVIRDDLSEIWANGLTIISSTLKSGNVSVSIRPEDILVSKTPIDSSAQNSFSGVLTEITRMKSTVNLVIDSGIPFRVVLTKRAYDDMGLYVGSWVYLTFKASATHII from the coding sequence ATGATAGAAGTAAGTGATCTTTCAATCAAACTCGGTGAGTTTGAGCTTGAGAACATAAACCTGTGTGTAAAGGAAGGAGAATATTTCTGCATACTTGGTCCAACAGGTTCCGGTAAAACGATACTTCTTGAGTCAATTGCCGGTATATACAAACCGGACACTGGTTCTATATTGATCAGCAATCATGATGTAACTGACCTTCTTCCAAAAGACAGGAACATCAGTGTTGTCTATCAGGATTTCATGCTTTTTCCCAATATGAATATCAGGGACAATATCGGATTCGGACTCAAGTATAAGGGTTTTGAGAAATCTGCAATTGCGGATAAGGTTGAAAGAACGGCAGACCTTCTTGGAATAGCTCACCTGCTTGACCGTCATCCTTCAACGTTAAGTGGCGGGGAAAAGCAAAGAACGGCAATTGCAAGGGCAATAATAACGGACCCCGATCTTCTTCTGCTGGATGAACCACTGTCTGCTCTTGATTCAGGGACAAAGGCGCGTCTGCGTCAGGAGCTTCTCAGGATACACCAGTTAAAGAAGACAACTACCATACATGTGACCCATAGTTTTGAAGAGGCCTTCGCCCTTGCGGACAGAATAGCCATTATGCATGGTGGGAAAATCCACCAGATCGGCACTCCTGATGAAGTTTTCAGAAAGCCGAATTCAGCTTTTGTTGCTGATTTTGTAGGCGTTGAGAATCTTTTCCATGGAACTTCGGTTATCAGGGATGATCTGTCAGAGATATGGGCTAATGGACTGACGATAATTTCAAGCACGTTGAAATCAGGGAATGTGAGTGTTTCCATCAGGCCGGAGGATATTCTGGTATCAAAGACTCCCATTGATTCAAGTGCCCAGAATTCTTTCAGTGGTGTTCTTACTGAAATTACCAGAATGAAGTCAACTGTTAATCTGGTGATTGATTCGGGAATTCCTTTCAGGGTTGTGCTTACAAAAAGAGCCTATGATGACATGGGTCTTTATGTCGGTTCCTGGGTTTATCTGACTTTCAAGGCTTCAGCTACTCATATTATCTGA
- a CDS encoding DUF4367 domain-containing protein — protein sequence MLVSENFYEGEKETDSLSILESETVSVNGEDADLYSMYGDPLMLQWETDDAILSISASLDRDEIIKMAESME from the coding sequence ATTCTTGTATCTGAAAATTTCTATGAAGGTGAAAAGGAGACTGACTCTTTATCAATACTGGAAAGTGAAACGGTTTCTGTCAATGGTGAGGATGCTGATCTCTATTCCATGTATGGTGATCCCCTGATGCTGCAATGGGAGACCGATGATGCGATTCTGAGTATCAGTGCTTCTCTTGACAGGGATGAGATTATAAAGATGGCAGAATCGATGGAATAA
- a CDS encoding HEPN domain-containing protein — translation MRLELMEKRSRFDDFEKEYRDSKAYLHRAKLFLKEGLDHSVVFNVASLALERYLVALCYLHDMEPYNHNYTCLMDTVEMFMEVPEELNKEIRSLDKIFDICTLDDYFHGDPEVSDMERVLSMCERVEGLFDQEVIRSFKDSLIEDLG, via the coding sequence ATGAGACTGGAACTTATGGAGAAGAGATCAAGGTTTGATGATTTTGAAAAGGAGTATCGTGACTCCAAAGCGTACCTTCACAGGGCAAAACTGTTTTTGAAGGAAGGTCTGGATCATAGTGTGGTTTTTAATGTAGCTTCACTGGCTCTTGAACGTTATCTTGTAGCGCTTTGTTATCTTCACGATATGGAACCATATAACCACAATTACACATGCCTGATGGATACCGTTGAGATGTTTATGGAAGTACCGGAAGAGCTCAATAAGGAGATAAGATCTCTGGATAAGATATTCGATATCTGCACTCTTGATGACTATTTCCACGGAGACCCTGAGGTCTCTGATATGGAACGTGTCCTTTCAATGTGTGAAAGGGTGGAAGGGCTTTTTGATCAGGAGGTGATTCGCTCTTTTAAGGATTCTTTGATTGAAGACCTTGGTTAA